From one Dyella sp. 2HG41-7 genomic stretch:
- a CDS encoding PilC/PilY family type IV pilus protein — protein MNTNRQTVRRWSAAARKLLGTVLVVWTLGVVYTPAASATTPTVTVDQQPVTLQPVIPPNVTLMLDDSGSMNWDVMPDYSYLGATPGSPTAAELTSSSVNGAYYNPTITYSPPPQVNGTLYPASSFNAAPIDGFHTSNGTVDLSSYTGANDSSNNNTCYAANAFCAPSNITYSQSFNVQTAGTPYAPINCQAGYTLTNGTCVEQPYTASCPFNYTLQTSGKNSGLCVSNKNKNTTATPTCQGKDTYSSTTFLCTPNPVLTAAPTCNGSDKLNSSTGLCTPPSTTTTYSFFTYTVKNSDGTFTSHYVGNSGTCLLAASAGMTSSNCDDSATTETNVANWYSYYHTRILMAKSGLITAFNTVGTTFRVGFASINGNNTSGLPSLQYAFNDSGAGGGNSKNALAEVQPFGDGTSGTQKASFWTWILGESAGGGTPLRTALDRVGQYYQTSQPWTVMKNDPLYGTTNQPSTIACRQSYTILTTDGFWNDSYSSSSEAGASSAAWPTINGPNGLTWPTVAGSSPAAPYSGGATSDSSPSLADVAMYYWENDLQTGTGYPNEVPTNSEDPAFWQHMTTFTMGLGFTPQGISGKASNNDSPPTVSDVFSAADGGLTLTNFKWPTPAANSIYNIADLEHAGVNGHGGFYSATSPATFISGLTDALQRASERAGTGASLAANSTQLTSGTVAYQANYFTVKWTGDLKALAINSTTGAISTTPTWSAAAQLTDSSNTVNTYSSRTIETYVPSTSGAGTFVAFQNNGTTGAPPALSSAQLASLGSSAAAQATMVSYLRGDNTLEQKNNGNYRDRTSVLGDIVDSQPVYAGAPNPNEFEGQSFTGISSTATTGDNSFGAWAQSTVDASGNAVTNSPSARETLVFVAANDGMLHAFDATTGAEKFAYLPGAVIAAGGTTTPGNNIASLADPNYGTTTLPHVYFNDGELTIADAYLPGLATINGYAWHTILVGTTGRGPAEAVYALDITDPSNITPLWERSAGDGLANSNYIGQMVGKPTIAKVQDGTNSDWQVLIGNGYNSAAGSAGLLEFDLATGTLSVHSASSRISTAANGLAAPVAWMDSPSNGISTEAYAGDLQGQVWRFPLGATKGNNYNPDPSVLGTVSTTGTVVFDTPLDSSGNPQPITAGMLAGEDPNTANVWVFFGTGQYLSSNDLSNQQIESWYGVIAQPGGSSSPTSNATVSSLVQRSIIYQVNGDPTATPPTLGQRAVTPMPTPSDMSGKLGWYMNLEAPTGTNGALVAQGERMVTPNQFQGNVLLGTTRIPVVTDICNPSGSGWVMAVDPFTGTDPANPFFLGGGGTVTFTYGGKTVTMASAGVGFSALPNNPIFVGGDMLMSFDNGSTSSLMTSGSTANGTRVSWQEVVNQ, from the coding sequence ATGAACACGAATCGACAAACCGTTCGCCGTTGGAGTGCCGCAGCCCGCAAGTTGCTGGGCACGGTGTTGGTTGTATGGACGCTCGGCGTGGTTTACACGCCGGCAGCTTCCGCCACCACGCCCACGGTGACCGTAGATCAGCAGCCGGTGACTTTGCAGCCGGTGATTCCACCCAACGTGACGCTGATGCTCGACGACTCGGGTTCGATGAACTGGGACGTCATGCCGGATTATTCCTATCTCGGCGCGACACCGGGTTCGCCTACTGCCGCCGAATTGACCAGCTCCAGCGTCAACGGTGCTTACTACAACCCGACCATCACGTACTCGCCGCCGCCGCAGGTTAACGGAACCTTGTATCCCGCATCGAGCTTTAACGCCGCACCGATCGATGGTTTCCATACGAGCAACGGCACGGTGGATTTGTCTTCGTACACGGGTGCAAACGATTCAAGCAACAACAACACCTGCTACGCGGCGAACGCGTTTTGCGCGCCGAGCAACATCACCTATTCGCAATCGTTCAACGTACAGACGGCCGGCACCCCATATGCGCCGATCAATTGCCAGGCTGGATATACGCTGACCAATGGCACCTGTGTGGAGCAGCCGTATACGGCCAGTTGCCCCTTTAACTACACGCTGCAAACCAGCGGCAAGAACTCTGGCCTCTGTGTCTCCAACAAGAACAAGAATACGACCGCAACACCTACTTGTCAGGGTAAAGACACCTATAGCTCCACTACGTTTCTTTGCACGCCGAATCCGGTCCTGACCGCAGCGCCAACGTGCAACGGTTCGGACAAGCTCAATTCAAGCACCGGACTTTGCACGCCGCCGTCGACAACGACCACGTATTCCTTCTTTACCTATACGGTGAAAAACTCGGATGGCACTTTCACGAGTCACTATGTAGGCAACAGCGGCACCTGCCTGTTGGCGGCATCAGCCGGAATGACATCGAGCAACTGCGACGACAGTGCCACCACTGAGACGAACGTCGCCAATTGGTACTCGTACTATCACACCCGTATTCTGATGGCCAAGAGCGGCTTGATTACGGCCTTTAACACCGTAGGCACGACATTCCGCGTGGGCTTCGCCTCGATCAACGGCAACAACACCTCCGGCCTGCCATCGCTGCAATATGCGTTCAACGATTCTGGCGCTGGCGGTGGTAACAGCAAAAACGCCTTGGCCGAAGTGCAACCCTTTGGCGACGGCACCAGTGGCACCCAAAAGGCATCGTTTTGGACCTGGATCCTTGGCGAGAGCGCGGGCGGCGGTACGCCCTTGCGCACAGCCTTGGATCGCGTCGGCCAGTATTACCAGACATCGCAGCCTTGGACGGTGATGAAAAACGATCCCCTTTATGGGACGACCAACCAACCGAGCACGATCGCCTGTCGTCAGTCGTACACCATTTTGACCACCGATGGTTTCTGGAACGACAGCTACTCATCGTCATCCGAAGCGGGCGCCAGCAGCGCCGCGTGGCCGACGATAAACGGACCCAACGGTCTGACATGGCCCACGGTTGCCGGCAGCTCGCCCGCAGCGCCTTACTCTGGTGGCGCGACGAGCGATAGCAGTCCGTCGCTCGCCGACGTGGCGATGTACTACTGGGAAAACGACTTGCAAACCGGGACGGGCTATCCGAACGAAGTGCCGACCAATTCGGAAGATCCGGCGTTCTGGCAGCATATGACCACGTTCACCATGGGCTTGGGCTTTACTCCGCAGGGCATTTCCGGCAAGGCATCGAATAACGATTCGCCACCCACCGTCAGTGACGTCTTCAGTGCTGCCGACGGTGGCCTTACGCTCACCAACTTCAAGTGGCCGACACCTGCGGCGAATTCGATCTACAACATCGCCGATCTGGAACATGCGGGTGTCAACGGACACGGCGGTTTCTATTCCGCAACCAGCCCAGCGACGTTTATCAGCGGTCTGACCGATGCCTTGCAACGCGCTTCAGAGCGCGCCGGTACGGGCGCCAGCCTGGCGGCCAACTCCACCCAGCTCACCAGCGGTACGGTGGCGTATCAGGCGAATTACTTCACCGTCAAATGGACCGGCGATCTGAAGGCGCTTGCGATCAACTCGACTACCGGTGCGATTTCCACCACGCCAACATGGAGCGCGGCCGCTCAGTTGACCGACAGCAGCAACACCGTCAACACCTATTCGAGTCGTACGATCGAGACTTACGTGCCGTCGACGTCTGGCGCTGGTACGTTCGTGGCATTCCAGAACAACGGCACCACCGGCGCGCCCCCCGCGTTGTCGAGCGCGCAGCTTGCCTCGCTTGGCAGTTCGGCAGCGGCACAAGCAACGATGGTGAGTTATCTGCGTGGCGACAACACGCTTGAGCAGAAAAACAACGGCAACTACCGCGACCGCACCTCCGTGCTGGGCGATATCGTCGACTCGCAGCCCGTGTATGCCGGCGCACCCAATCCGAATGAGTTCGAGGGTCAGTCGTTTACCGGCATCAGCAGCACCGCGACGACTGGCGACAATTCGTTCGGAGCCTGGGCGCAAAGCACGGTCGACGCCAGCGGCAACGCCGTGACCAACTCACCTTCCGCGCGCGAGACTCTCGTGTTCGTGGCGGCCAACGACGGCATGTTGCACGCGTTCGACGCCACCACGGGCGCTGAGAAGTTTGCCTACTTGCCGGGTGCGGTGATCGCGGCGGGCGGCACGACCACGCCAGGAAACAATATTGCGAGCCTGGCTGATCCCAACTACGGAACCACCACCTTGCCGCACGTGTATTTCAATGACGGCGAATTGACGATCGCGGACGCCTATCTGCCTGGCCTTGCGACGATCAATGGTTATGCTTGGCACACCATCCTCGTCGGCACCACCGGCCGCGGCCCTGCCGAAGCCGTTTACGCGTTGGACATTACCGATCCGTCCAACATCACGCCTTTGTGGGAGCGTTCGGCCGGCGACGGGTTAGCCAACAGCAACTACATCGGCCAGATGGTCGGCAAGCCAACGATCGCCAAGGTGCAAGACGGCACCAATTCCGATTGGCAGGTGTTAATCGGCAACGGCTACAACAGCGCCGCCGGCTCGGCGGGATTGCTGGAGTTCGATCTGGCCACAGGCACGCTCAGCGTGCACTCGGCGAGCAGCCGTATCAGCACCGCGGCGAATGGCCTCGCCGCGCCGGTTGCTTGGATGGATTCCCCAAGCAATGGCATCAGCACCGAGGCTTATGCAGGCGATCTTCAGGGACAGGTGTGGCGGTTCCCGCTGGGCGCCACCAAGGGCAATAACTACAATCCCGACCCGTCTGTCCTCGGTACCGTGAGTACGACGGGCACCGTGGTGTTCGACACGCCCCTGGATTCCAGCGGCAACCCACAACCGATCACGGCCGGTATGTTGGCGGGCGAAGATCCCAACACCGCCAACGTGTGGGTGTTCTTCGGCACGGGTCAATACCTCAGCAGCAACGACCTTAGCAATCAGCAAATTGAAAGCTGGTATGGCGTGATTGCTCAGCCGGGTGGCTCTTCCTCGCCGACGAGCAATGCAACGGTGAGCAGCTTGGTGCAGCGTTCGATCATTTATCAGGTGAACGGCGATCCAACCGCGACCCCACCGACCTTGGGTCAGCGCGCCGTAACACCGATGCCGACACCGAGCGATATGAGCGGCAAGCTTGGCTGGTATATGAACCTGGAGGCGCCGACCGGAACGAATGGCGCATTGGTTGCGCAGGGCGAGCGCATGGTCACGCCCAACCAGTTCCAAGGCAATGTTCTGTTGGGCACCACGCGCATTCCAGTGGTAACCGATATCTGCAACCCGTCCGGTAGTGGTTGGGTGATGGCGGTCGATCCCTTCACTGGCACCGATCCAGCGAACCCATTCTTCCTGGGCGGCGGCGGCACCGTGACGTTCACTTATGGCGGCAAGACGGTAACCATGGCGTCAGCGGGCGTAGGCTTCAGCGCGCTGCCGAACAATCCGATCTTCGTCGGCGGTGACATGTTGATGAGCTTCGACAACGGCAGTACGTCCAGTCTGATGACGTCGGGTTCGACCGCCAACGGCACGCGTGTATCCTGGCAAGAAGTGGTGAACCAATGA
- a CDS encoding TonB-dependent siderophore receptor — protein sequence MPANFRASPLQTALLLALALPAAAQAQSVGASSDDTPPPQTTPTTLSSVHVTGSVVGNDYQTDTSSVGAKVPTSLRDIPQTVVVVNRDLLDAQGATSLQDALRNVPGITIGGAEGGQIGNNINLRGFTARTDIYLDGFRDPGQYYRDVFDLDAIEVLKGPSSMLFGRGSTGGVINQVTKEPELKPFGEITATVGTSDRYRMTADINQPISDTAAARVNIYGQSMQTTRDVLKNQDGGIAPSIRFGIGTPTQITLSALIQRNHDMPDYGLPPVNGHPADVNPKNWYGLTDDRTNQSVNEFNARLEHVFSDHLSVRTRLEYSQYTTDARETAANSVVTANGVTLNKTLGNPTNLPLQDLYAQLASHDRVIHDTTLDSQTDLVSKFDTGNLQHTLVTGVELARETYNNQAYTRTGLPLLSLLDPVEESTPANVKTTRGNYAQSTANTIGVYANDTIKLNDQWMVVAGVRRDRFDAHISNTVSLPSYAQQTVSFTSVRGGVIYQPSEKQSYYVSYGTSFNPSLEQLTLTNGTQNLAPSKDYSYEIGGKWNLLEDTLAINAALYNLEQTNARTQTSSGEYTLDGNIRVRGAELGVVGHLTKNWQIFSGYGYMDGRIVKALDGTQGNVPANTPRNTFTTWSTYTFSEHWDVGGGPTYMSQRFAANTNAVSVGGYTRWDATLAYHQPRYDIRLNVLNLTNKHYFDALIQSDGGRSVPGIGRTAMATFAYKF from the coding sequence ATGCCCGCCAACTTCCGTGCCTCGCCCCTGCAAACCGCCCTGCTTCTTGCTCTCGCGCTTCCCGCCGCCGCTCAGGCGCAGTCGGTAGGGGCATCCTCCGACGACACGCCTCCGCCGCAAACCACCCCAACCACGTTGAGCTCGGTACATGTCACCGGCAGCGTTGTCGGCAACGACTACCAAACCGACACCTCCTCCGTGGGCGCCAAAGTGCCCACGTCGCTACGCGATATTCCGCAGACCGTAGTCGTGGTGAATCGCGATCTGCTCGACGCGCAAGGCGCGACATCCTTGCAAGATGCGTTGCGCAACGTCCCCGGCATCACCATCGGTGGCGCGGAAGGCGGACAGATCGGCAACAACATCAATCTGCGCGGCTTTACGGCGCGCACGGATATTTATCTGGACGGCTTTCGTGATCCCGGTCAGTACTATCGCGACGTGTTCGATCTGGATGCGATCGAAGTATTGAAAGGCCCCTCTTCCATGTTGTTCGGACGCGGCTCCACCGGCGGCGTGATCAATCAGGTAACCAAGGAACCGGAACTGAAACCCTTCGGCGAAATCACCGCTACCGTGGGCACCAGCGATCGCTATCGCATGACCGCGGATATCAATCAGCCGATTTCGGATACCGCCGCGGCGCGCGTGAACATCTACGGTCAAAGCATGCAAACCACGCGCGATGTGTTGAAGAATCAGGATGGCGGCATTGCGCCATCGATACGCTTCGGCATCGGCACGCCGACGCAAATCACCTTATCCGCGTTGATTCAACGCAATCACGACATGCCCGATTACGGTTTGCCGCCCGTCAACGGTCACCCCGCCGACGTGAATCCCAAGAACTGGTACGGCTTGACCGACGATCGCACCAATCAAAGCGTGAACGAATTCAACGCGCGCCTGGAGCATGTGTTCTCGGACCATTTGAGTGTGCGCACACGGCTCGAATACAGCCAATACACCACGGATGCGCGCGAGACGGCTGCCAACAGCGTCGTTACGGCCAATGGCGTCACGCTCAATAAAACGCTGGGCAATCCGACCAACCTGCCACTGCAGGATTTGTATGCGCAACTCGCCAGCCACGATCGCGTGATTCACGACACGACGCTGGACAGTCAAACCGATCTGGTTTCCAAGTTCGACACGGGAAACCTGCAGCACACCCTGGTCACTGGCGTTGAGCTTGCGCGCGAAACCTACAACAACCAGGCTTACACACGCACCGGCTTGCCGTTGCTATCGCTGCTCGATCCCGTCGAGGAAAGCACGCCCGCCAACGTCAAGACGACGCGCGGCAATTATGCGCAGTCCACCGCCAACACCATCGGCGTGTATGCCAACGACACCATCAAGCTCAACGATCAGTGGATGGTGGTTGCCGGCGTCCGCCGCGATCGATTCGATGCGCATATCAGCAACACCGTATCGCTGCCGTCGTATGCGCAGCAGACAGTGTCGTTCACCAGCGTACGTGGCGGCGTGATCTATCAGCCGAGCGAAAAGCAGTCGTATTACGTGTCGTACGGCACGTCGTTCAATCCTTCGCTCGAACAGCTCACGCTGACGAACGGCACGCAGAACCTCGCGCCGTCGAAAGACTACTCCTATGAAATCGGCGGCAAGTGGAATCTGCTGGAAGACACGCTCGCCATCAATGCCGCGCTCTACAACCTCGAACAGACCAATGCACGCACGCAAACATCTTCGGGCGAATACACGTTGGACGGCAATATCCGCGTGCGCGGCGCCGAGCTGGGCGTTGTCGGGCATCTCACCAAAAACTGGCAGATCTTTTCCGGTTACGGTTATATGGACGGCCGTATCGTGAAAGCGCTGGACGGCACGCAAGGCAACGTGCCGGCCAATACCCCGCGCAATACGTTCACCACGTGGAGCACGTATACGTTCTCCGAACACTGGGACGTGGGCGGCGGTCCGACCTATATGTCGCAGCGCTTCGCCGCCAATACCAACGCCGTGAGCGTCGGCGGTTATACGCGTTGGGATGCGACGCTGGCTTATCATCAACCGCGTTACGACATCCGTCTGAACGTATTGAACCTCACCAACAAGCATTATTTCGACGCACTTATTCAGTCGGATGGTGGCCGTTCGGTGCCGGGTATTGGACGAACGGCGATGGCGACATTCGCATATAAGTTCTGA
- a CDS encoding Fe2+-dependent dioxygenase, whose translation MLVHIPGLLHAEQLAHFRRQLDADNAPWVDGRVTAGHQGIHVKQNQQIAEGSPLAVELGNTVLAALERHPLFISAALPHRVYPPMFNRYQGGMHFGSHVDGSVRLLPGTGDKIRTDLSATLFLAPPESYDGGELLIEDTYGTQTVKLAAGDMILYPASSLHRVNPVTRGARLACFFWVQSMVRDDGQRTMLFDLDNAIQRLTATNADEAARVKLTGVYHNLLRMWSEV comes from the coding sequence ATGCTGGTTCACATTCCCGGTTTACTCCATGCCGAGCAACTGGCGCACTTCCGTCGACAGCTCGATGCTGACAACGCACCATGGGTCGACGGGCGCGTGACGGCGGGGCACCAAGGTATTCACGTCAAGCAAAACCAGCAAATCGCCGAAGGCTCGCCGCTGGCGGTCGAGCTTGGCAACACAGTGCTAGCCGCGCTGGAACGACATCCGTTGTTTATCAGCGCGGCGCTGCCACATCGCGTGTATCCGCCGATGTTCAATCGCTATCAAGGCGGCATGCATTTCGGCAGTCACGTCGATGGTTCCGTGCGATTGTTGCCGGGTACCGGCGACAAAATTCGCACCGACCTTTCCGCTACGCTTTTTCTGGCCCCGCCGGAAAGCTACGACGGCGGTGAACTGCTGATCGAAGATACGTACGGTACGCAAACCGTGAAACTTGCGGCGGGCGACATGATCCTCTACCCCGCCAGCAGCCTGCATCGCGTGAATCCGGTGACGCGCGGCGCGCGTCTAGCCTGTTTCTTCTGGGTGCAAAGCATGGTGCGCGACGATGGGCAACGCACCATGTTGTTCGATCTCGACAACGCGATTCAGCGGCTTACTGCAACGAACGCAGACGAAGCTGCGCGCGTAAAGCTTACCGGCGTGTATCACAACCTTTTGAGGATGTGGTCGGAAGTTTGA
- a CDS encoding type IV pilin protein, translating to MNPSNGGKELRDLSFDSLHRRERMRGADTEIGFSLIELMIVVAIIAILAAIAYPSYMQHVIKTNRVAAEGCLTEHSNYMERFYTTNLSYNQVQPASGSTAAATALTALPTLGCDSTSESGANYTIQFQAAPSATSYVVEAIPLSTLQKKDTCGTVTLDQKGNRNPASPCW from the coding sequence ATGAATCCAAGTAACGGCGGCAAGGAATTGCGCGATCTGTCATTCGATTCGTTGCATCGGCGTGAGCGTATGCGCGGCGCTGATACGGAGATCGGTTTCAGTTTGATCGAGTTGATGATCGTGGTGGCGATCATCGCGATTCTCGCGGCGATCGCGTATCCGTCGTATATGCAGCACGTGATCAAAACCAATCGCGTTGCGGCTGAAGGGTGTTTGACGGAGCACTCCAATTACATGGAGCGCTTCTACACCACCAACTTGAGCTATAACCAAGTCCAACCTGCATCGGGATCTACGGCTGCGGCGACGGCGCTTACTGCGTTGCCGACGCTTGGCTGCGACTCAACCAGTGAAAGCGGCGCCAATTACACCATTCAATTTCAAGCGGCGCCCTCTGCGACTAGCTACGTCGTCGAGGCGATACCCCTCTCAACGTTGCAGAAGAAAGATACTTGCGGAACGGTCACGCTCGATCAGAAGGGGAATCGCAATCCCGCATCACCGTGCTGGTGA
- a CDS encoding M13-type metalloendopeptidase, translating to MTNKHLKPLLLAASVTFALAACGKQEQAAAPAPASTAPAPAATTASAAKPTSVFDASELDSGINACQDFNGFVNAKWVAANPIPNDRTSWGAFHQLAEKSLNTQHDIVDDASKNVAQAKAGSIEQKIGYLYQAGMDQDAINKLGYDPIKPKLDKIAALKSSSDVAKYITDAFAEGDQQVFNFGSGADFKDASNQIGFANQAGLGLPTPDYYTDAKYADLRTAYKAYIAKSLTLAGVSDADAKKQADDVLAFETKLAGSSLSPTQLRDTDNEYHFVTVAEADKVTPHFKWEDFFKAQGVTIDNGFSLSQPKFFTGFDKLLASAPVSQWQAYLRFHTIDDASPYLSTAFQDNRFDFFGKTLSGQPEQKPLWKRVLGTVNVSMGQALGQLYVAKEFTPEAKQRAQELVTNVREALKDRIQHLDWMSDATKQKALDKWNKFLPKIGYPDHWRSWDDLTIKQGDYYGDVMAAAKFNYQWDIGHIGKKTDRTEWGMTPQTVNAYYDPSTNTINFPAAILQPPFFYANGDDAINYGGIGAVIGHESSHGFDDQGAQFDGDGNKADWWTAQDKSQFKARSGKLVDQFNGYAPLKDKPDLHVNGQLTLGENIADLGGLNVAYDALQDALKKNATEAQQKIDGYTQDQRFFLSWARVWRNSTREKQAELYLNIDPHAPASLRAIGAPSNMPAFADAFQCKTTDPMVRAGDKQVKIW from the coding sequence ATGACCAACAAGCATTTGAAGCCGCTGCTGCTGGCGGCGAGCGTGACCTTCGCCTTGGCCGCCTGCGGCAAGCAGGAACAAGCCGCCGCGCCCGCCCCCGCATCCACCGCACCCGCTCCGGCTGCCACCACAGCCAGCGCTGCCAAGCCCACCAGCGTATTCGACGCCAGCGAGCTCGATAGCGGCATCAATGCCTGTCAGGACTTCAACGGTTTCGTGAACGCGAAGTGGGTCGCCGCCAACCCGATTCCGAACGATCGCACCAGCTGGGGCGCGTTCCATCAGTTGGCCGAGAAGAGCCTCAACACGCAGCATGACATTGTCGACGACGCGTCCAAGAACGTCGCGCAGGCGAAGGCTGGCTCGATCGAGCAGAAGATCGGCTACCTGTATCAGGCCGGCATGGATCAGGACGCCATCAACAAGCTCGGCTACGACCCGATCAAGCCGAAGCTCGATAAGATCGCTGCGCTGAAGTCGTCGTCGGATGTCGCCAAGTACATTACCGACGCATTCGCCGAGGGCGACCAGCAAGTGTTCAACTTCGGCTCCGGCGCCGATTTCAAGGACGCCAGCAATCAGATCGGCTTCGCCAACCAGGCCGGCCTTGGCTTGCCCACGCCCGACTATTACACCGATGCGAAATACGCCGATCTGCGCACGGCGTACAAGGCGTATATCGCCAAGTCGCTGACGCTCGCTGGCGTGTCGGATGCCGACGCCAAGAAGCAGGCCGATGACGTGCTGGCGTTTGAAACCAAGCTCGCTGGTTCGTCGCTCTCGCCGACGCAATTGCGCGACACGGACAACGAATATCACTTCGTCACCGTGGCCGAAGCGGACAAAGTCACCCCGCACTTCAAGTGGGAAGATTTCTTCAAGGCGCAGGGCGTAACGATCGACAACGGCTTCTCGCTGTCGCAGCCGAAGTTCTTTACCGGATTCGACAAACTGCTGGCGTCGGCGCCGGTTTCGCAATGGCAGGCGTATCTGCGCTTCCACACGATCGACGACGCGTCGCCGTACCTTAGCACCGCGTTCCAGGACAACCGTTTCGATTTCTTCGGCAAGACGCTTTCCGGTCAGCCTGAGCAAAAGCCGCTGTGGAAGCGCGTGCTGGGCACCGTGAACGTGTCGATGGGTCAGGCGCTCGGTCAGCTTTATGTCGCCAAGGAATTCACGCCGGAAGCCAAGCAGCGTGCGCAGGAATTGGTCACCAACGTGCGCGAAGCGTTGAAGGATCGCATCCAGCATCTGGATTGGATGAGCGACGCCACCAAGCAGAAGGCGCTCGACAAGTGGAACAAGTTCCTGCCCAAGATCGGCTATCCCGATCACTGGCGTAGCTGGGACGACCTCACCATCAAGCAGGGCGATTACTACGGCGACGTGATGGCCGCCGCCAAGTTCAACTATCAGTGGGATATCGGCCATATCGGCAAGAAAACCGACCGCACCGAATGGGGCATGACGCCGCAAACGGTTAACGCCTACTACGACCCCAGCACCAACACCATCAACTTCCCGGCCGCGATCCTGCAACCGCCGTTCTTCTATGCCAACGGCGATGACGCGATCAACTACGGCGGCATCGGCGCGGTGATCGGTCACGAATCCAGCCACGGCTTCGACGACCAGGGCGCGCAGTTCGATGGCGACGGCAACAAGGCCGACTGGTGGACGGCGCAGGACAAGTCGCAGTTCAAGGCGCGCTCCGGCAAGCTGGTGGATCAGTTCAACGGCTATGCGCCGCTGAAGGACAAGCCCGATCTGCACGTCAATGGTCAGCTGACCTTGGGCGAGAACATCGCCGACCTGGGCGGCCTCAATGTGGCTTACGACGCGCTGCAAGACGCGCTGAAGAAGAACGCGACCGAAGCGCAGCAGAAGATCGACGGTTATACGCAGGATCAGCGCTTCTTCCTGAGCTGGGCGCGCGTATGGCGCAACAGCACCCGCGAGAAGCAGGCGGAGCTCTATCTCAACATCGATCCGCACGCACCGGCATCGCTGCGCGCCATCGGTGCGCCGTCCAACATGCCGGCCTTCGCCGACGCGTTCCAGTGCAAGACAACCGATCCGATGGTTCGCGCTGGCGATAAGCAGGTGAAGATCTGGTAA